A window of Haliscomenobacter hydrossis DSM 1100 contains these coding sequences:
- a CDS encoding ATP-binding protein — protein sequence MPEAIKDKIFQPFFTTKPTGQGTGLGLSLAYDIVTKGHGRG from the coding sequence ATCCCTGAAGCCATCAAAGACAAAATCTTCCAGCCTTTTTTTACCACCAAGCCTACCGGGCAGGGCACGGGTTTGGGCCTGAGTTTGGCGTATGATATTGTAACCAAGGGGCATGGAAGGGGGTAG
- a CDS encoding helix-turn-helix domain-containing protein — protein MKSKKQIIFPKHQKIFEQVGENIKLARKRRKLTTVQVAERADINRATLYQVEKGNPGVSMGAYFNVLRVLGLQDDFLKLAADDELGRKLQDLELLGKEK, from the coding sequence ATGAAAAGTAAAAAGCAAATAATATTCCCAAAACACCAAAAAATCTTCGAGCAAGTTGGGGAGAACATCAAGCTCGCCCGGAAAAGACGGAAACTCACCACTGTTCAAGTTGCGGAACGAGCCGACATCAACCGGGCTACGCTCTATCAGGTGGAAAAAGGGAACCCAGGGGTGTCTATGGGTGCTTATTTCAATGTGCTGCGGGTATTGGGCCTACAGGATGATTTTTTAAAACTGGCTGCGGACGATGAACTGGGCAGAAAACTGCAGGATCTGGAGCTATTGGGCAAAGAGAAATGA
- a CDS encoding LytR/AlgR family response regulator transcription factor, producing MLKTLLIEDNADATEKLQFLLTKYCSETVVLLACANSGKAGISAIAEHQPDLVFLDIELGDMTAFEMLERTDSIDFQVVFTTAHEQYAIKAIRYSAVDYLQKPISREELLAAINRAQNNPARMLREQVNQLAQNGKTKAALPEKIALTTAEGLVFKKIHDIVRCESDRMYTMVTLLGGEKLMVSKPMGQLEEILEGQNFYRVHNSHLINMNHIRQFVRSEGGYVVMDDGATVSVARNRKDDFLELFSKF from the coding sequence ATGTTGAAAACCCTCCTCATCGAAGACAATGCCGACGCGACAGAAAAACTCCAGTTTCTGTTGACCAAATACTGCTCCGAAACCGTTGTGCTACTGGCTTGTGCCAATTCCGGCAAAGCAGGCATCAGTGCCATTGCCGAGCATCAGCCCGATCTGGTCTTTCTGGACATTGAACTGGGCGACATGACCGCTTTTGAAATGCTTGAACGTACCGACTCCATTGATTTTCAGGTTGTATTCACGACCGCGCACGAGCAATATGCCATCAAAGCCATTCGCTACAGCGCCGTAGACTACCTCCAAAAACCCATCAGCCGCGAAGAACTCCTGGCCGCAATTAATCGCGCGCAAAACAATCCAGCCCGGATGCTGCGTGAACAGGTCAACCAGCTGGCTCAAAACGGGAAAACCAAAGCTGCACTGCCCGAAAAAATAGCCCTGACTACCGCAGAAGGTTTGGTGTTCAAAAAAATCCACGACATCGTACGCTGTGAAAGCGACCGCATGTACACCATGGTAACCCTGCTGGGGGGTGAAAAACTCATGGTGTCCAAGCCCATGGGGCAATTGGAGGAAATTCTGGAAGGCCAAAATTTTTACCGGGTACACAATTCTCACCTCATCAACATGAACCACATCCGCCAGTTTGTGCGCTCTGAAGGTGGTTATGTGGTGATGGACGATGGGGCTACAGTGAGTGTGGCTCGCAACCGGAAGGATGACTTTTTGGAATTGTTTTCGAAATTTTAA
- a CDS encoding T9SS type A sorting domain-containing protein — protein MGKNASAYPGAELVVVDAIRETYFNVTNTHVENMGYAGVDPFGLGLNARFKLLPAYTERRSPMNFFDIKVANTAIIQGFAVGELPEVVKKNLPTSATLIDSIRVRLAFSRNDVVDAFGTLKLPFAQYNVLREKRTEYISTRIDVHTFLGWLDATDLIVNQNASFASVLGVDTLVSHHFFNNTTKEIIAQLNFNTAQNQITSVRFKAPPRATVPVREVQPPTAQLQVIPNPVDEEIQLSFVPLISGQLRIEIHDALGRRLKASQVQVVQQQKMRWQIPGHDLPNGMYTLVLSTADRLETVPLVVQH, from the coding sequence GTGGGTAAAAATGCCAGCGCATATCCTGGTGCCGAACTGGTTGTGGTAGATGCGATCAGGGAAACCTATTTCAATGTCACCAATACCCATGTTGAGAACATGGGCTATGCGGGCGTAGACCCCTTTGGATTGGGTTTGAACGCCCGGTTTAAGTTGCTTCCCGCCTATACCGAACGCCGTTCTCCAATGAATTTTTTCGACATCAAGGTTGCCAACACTGCTATAATTCAGGGATTTGCGGTGGGTGAGCTGCCGGAGGTTGTCAAAAAAAATCTTCCCACCAGTGCAACCTTAATTGACTCCATCCGCGTTCGCCTGGCTTTTTCACGCAACGATGTGGTAGATGCCTTTGGTACCCTGAAGTTGCCGTTTGCCCAATACAACGTGTTGCGGGAAAAACGTACCGAATACATCTCTACCAGGATAGACGTTCATACTTTTTTGGGCTGGCTGGATGCGACAGATTTGATCGTGAACCAGAACGCCTCTTTTGCCTCCGTGCTGGGCGTTGATACACTGGTCAGCCATCATTTCTTCAACAATACCACCAAAGAAATTATTGCTCAGCTCAATTTCAACACCGCACAAAACCAGATTACCAGCGTGCGCTTCAAAGCTCCACCCAGGGCCACGGTGCCCGTACGCGAAGTACAACCACCAACTGCTCAGTTGCAGGTAATCCCCAATCCAGTCGATGAGGAAATCCAACTTAGTTTTGTCCCGCTCATTTCCGGGCAGCTCCGCATCGAAATACACGATGCATTGGGGCGTAGGCTAAAAGCCAGCCAGGTACAGGTCGTTCAGCAGCAAAAAATGCGCTGGCAGATACCTGGACACGACTTGCCAAATGGCATGTATACGCTGGTGCTGAGTACGGCGGATCGGCTGGAAACAGTACCTTTGGTCGTACAACACTAA
- a CDS encoding sugar phosphate isomerase/epimerase family protein, translated as MKNAFSGRSFFAISLLALLGYTINPAMNWMLSKPNSKFAGVQIGAITYSFRSMPHDVDKLLQFCIESNISAIELMGDPTEEYAGKPKNPNPIRMGPPPAGGQRPQLTDEQRAQIAAYNKQVAEWRATVSMDKFKEIRKKFNAAGVKIYAYKPNAFGPNNSDAEVEYGLRAAKALGAKSVTLEMPTDGAQTKRLGDLGAKHKVYIGYHAHTQATDVLWDEALAQSPYNSLNLDCGHYIAAGGKNTKESLLALIEAKHDRITSMHMKDRTTPANGAGNLEWGKGDTPIKEILTLMKTKKYKFPATVELEYAVPAGSDAVKEVAKCVEFAKKLLM; from the coding sequence ATGAAAAACGCATTTTCAGGGCGTAGTTTTTTCGCCATAAGCCTCCTGGCGCTCCTTGGCTATACCATCAATCCGGCCATGAATTGGATGCTGAGTAAGCCCAATTCCAAATTTGCTGGAGTACAAATCGGTGCCATTACTTACTCTTTCCGCAGCATGCCCCACGATGTGGATAAGTTGCTGCAATTTTGCATTGAAAGTAACATCAGCGCCATTGAACTGATGGGTGATCCTACCGAGGAATACGCCGGGAAACCCAAAAACCCGAACCCGATCCGTATGGGACCTCCTCCTGCTGGTGGACAACGCCCACAACTGACCGATGAGCAAAGGGCGCAAATCGCAGCGTACAACAAACAAGTAGCCGAATGGCGTGCTACCGTTTCGATGGACAAATTCAAAGAAATCCGCAAGAAGTTCAATGCAGCTGGCGTAAAGATTTACGCCTATAAACCCAACGCTTTTGGCCCCAACAACTCCGATGCCGAGGTAGAATACGGCTTGCGTGCAGCCAAAGCATTGGGTGCGAAGTCAGTTACTCTGGAAATGCCAACGGATGGCGCGCAAACCAAAAGATTGGGCGACCTGGGAGCCAAACACAAGGTGTACATCGGCTACCACGCCCATACCCAGGCTACCGATGTGCTTTGGGATGAGGCGCTGGCGCAATCTCCTTACAATTCACTCAACCTGGATTGTGGACACTACATTGCGGCAGGGGGAAAAAACACCAAAGAGTCTTTACTGGCGCTGATCGAAGCCAAACACGACCGCATCACCAGCATGCACATGAAAGACCGCACTACCCCGGCCAATGGCGCGGGCAACCTGGAATGGGGCAAAGGGGATACGCCAATTAAGGAAATTTTGACCTTGATGAAAACCAAAAAGTACAAATTCCCGGCTACCGTAGAATTGGAATACGCCGTTCCCGCGGGTTCTGATGCGGTAAAGGAAGTGGCCAAATGTGTGGAATTCGCGAAGAAGCTTTTGATGTAA
- a CDS encoding ATP-binding protein has translation MWVGYSFFILLIAAILYRNSQQKSRAVNVFKQALIKLEATQIQLIAQKERAEQSEKFKQRFLAHMSHEIRTPLHGIAGFTDLLLETSLSEKQRRWLSSIYHSTERLDEVVNAVLELSKLEAGELKLRKIPFSPAKVAADVQESLSLRAQNKGINLLLDVHKNVPGALRGDPTRLYQILMNLTGNAVKFTEKGSVTIKMDCAESIERTSDDPATNWVTLILRIIDTGIGIPAEKITAVFDSFEQAGEDMVARYGGTGLGLTVTQELVQLHGGDIQVESALGVGTTFTVKLPFALAAIEELKLENQDVSALYFAHSLNILLVDDNELNREIAYEAIHRHFENARITEAVNGKEAIETLENQNFDVILMDMQMPEMSGTEAARRIREFDDSLKRDLPIIALTASATPEEIEKALESGMDRHLGKPFKPHQLAQVMAETLGLKADVALEKKEIDRIIQIQDTPLDLSFLRDFTDGDVEQMQYFIQKFLHQCPLEIQKLEQALVEQDKKALFQTAHSFKPQLEFVGLKKAAALAQQLEQAALKEAPLTELSTLLSQLKETLNELPVAEEWLNHSFGQ, from the coding sequence ATGTGGGTAGGTTATTCCTTTTTTATTCTTTTGATTGCTGCCATTTTATACCGCAACAGTCAGCAAAAATCGAGGGCCGTGAATGTATTCAAACAGGCCTTGATTAAGCTTGAAGCCACCCAAATCCAACTTATTGCCCAAAAAGAGCGCGCCGAACAAAGCGAAAAATTCAAACAGCGTTTCCTGGCCCACATGAGCCATGAAATTCGCACTCCCCTGCATGGCATCGCCGGGTTTACAGACTTATTGTTAGAAACATCCCTGAGTGAAAAGCAGCGCCGCTGGTTGTCCTCGATTTATCATTCCACCGAGCGCCTAGACGAAGTAGTGAATGCCGTGTTGGAATTGAGTAAACTGGAAGCAGGTGAACTCAAGCTGCGCAAAATTCCGTTTTCACCCGCAAAAGTTGCTGCTGATGTTCAGGAATCTTTGTCCTTGAGGGCTCAAAATAAGGGCATCAATTTATTGCTGGATGTGCATAAAAATGTTCCCGGAGCACTACGGGGCGACCCCACCCGCTTGTATCAGATTTTGATGAACCTGACGGGCAACGCGGTCAAATTTACCGAAAAAGGGTCGGTAACGATCAAAATGGACTGCGCTGAATCAATCGAAAGAACCTCTGACGATCCCGCTACCAATTGGGTGACCCTGATTCTGCGCATCATTGACACGGGAATCGGCATTCCTGCTGAAAAAATTACCGCTGTGTTTGACAGTTTTGAACAGGCTGGAGAGGATATGGTTGCCCGTTATGGAGGCACTGGACTGGGCCTGACCGTAACCCAGGAGCTGGTACAACTGCACGGTGGGGATATCCAGGTAGAGAGTGCACTGGGGGTAGGCACCACTTTTACGGTGAAACTGCCTTTTGCACTGGCCGCAATCGAGGAATTGAAGCTGGAAAATCAGGATGTTTCTGCCTTGTATTTTGCTCATTCTTTGAATATTCTATTGGTTGACGACAATGAATTGAATCGTGAAATTGCCTATGAAGCCATTCATCGGCATTTTGAAAACGCCCGCATTACCGAGGCCGTTAATGGGAAAGAAGCCATTGAAACCCTTGAAAACCAAAATTTCGACGTGATTTTGATGGACATGCAAATGCCGGAAATGTCGGGAACAGAAGCCGCACGCCGGATACGTGAATTTGACGACAGCCTGAAGCGTGATCTACCCATCATTGCTTTAACGGCCTCGGCAACGCCCGAAGAAATTGAAAAGGCCCTGGAGTCAGGCATGGACCGTCATTTGGGTAAACCCTTTAAACCCCATCAACTGGCTCAGGTGATGGCCGAAACTTTGGGGCTAAAGGCCGATGTCGCGCTGGAAAAGAAAGAAATTGACCGGATCATTCAGATTCAGGATACTCCGCTGGATTTGAGTTTCCTGCGTGATTTCACTGATGGCGATGTGGAACAGATGCAATACTTCATTCAGAAATTCCTGCATCAGTGCCCATTGGAAATCCAAAAACTGGAACAAGCGCTAGTGGAACAAGACAAAAAGGCCTTGTTCCAGACTGCCCACAGTTTTAAGCCGCAACTGGAATTTGTGGGTTTGAAAAAAGCGGCAGCTTTGGCACAGCAACTTGAGCAGGCTGCGCTGAAAGAGGCTCCCCTTACCGAACTTTCTACCCTATTGAGCCAACTCAAAGAGACTTTGAACGAACTGCCCGTTGCTGAGGAGTGGTTGAATCATTCATTCGGGCAGTAA
- a CDS encoding DJ-1/PfpI family protein, with translation MSTKAKILIITGDAGESYECLYAKHRFEEAGYQSVIAAPSKKRMNLVIHDFEPGWDTYIEKPGYLVESDIAFSEVNTQDYLAVLLLGGRAPEFLRHDAKVIDIVREFDRDEKFIFSICHGIQILTAAGLVKGKTLTCYENVRFEVESCGGTFVGKSEAVQDGRYVTGQTWQSHPDFYRLVFECLKG, from the coding sequence ATGTCCACCAAAGCAAAAATCCTCATCATCACCGGAGATGCCGGCGAAAGTTACGAATGCCTGTATGCCAAACACCGCTTTGAAGAAGCTGGCTATCAGTCGGTTATTGCAGCGCCCAGCAAAAAGCGCATGAATTTGGTCATCCATGATTTTGAGCCAGGCTGGGATACCTACATCGAAAAACCCGGCTATCTGGTTGAATCCGATATTGCCTTTTCCGAGGTCAATACCCAGGATTATCTGGCCGTATTGCTCCTCGGTGGCCGGGCACCGGAGTTTTTGCGCCACGATGCCAAAGTGATCGACATTGTACGCGAATTCGACCGCGACGAAAAATTCATTTTTTCCATCTGTCACGGCATCCAGATTTTGACTGCAGCGGGTTTGGTGAAAGGCAAAACCCTGACCTGTTACGAGAACGTCCGCTTTGAAGTGGAATCCTGCGGCGGCACCTTCGTGGGCAAATCTGAAGCGGTACAAGATGGCCGCTATGTGACCGGGCAAACCTGGCAATCGCACCCTGATTTTTATCGCTTGGTGTTTGAATGTTTGAAGGGCTAA
- a CDS encoding proline iminopeptidase-family hydrolase — protein MFNNQFALQSMPFLTFLLLLVAFTACQQTPPPPADHVHLEDYFSSPGPSPKSGGVRLIPIKTPKGEFKVWTKRFGNNPKIKVLLLHGGPGGTHEYFESFESFLPKEGIEFIYLDQLGSAYSDNPADTSLWNLPRFVEELEQIRVSLDLNKDNFYLLGHSWGGILAMQYALKYQDNIKGLIVSNMMASCPKYGEYAEKVLSKLMDPKVLQEIRDIEARKDFSNPRYMELLVPNFYEKHILRMPAAEWPDAANRSFAKMNQQIYVSMQGPSEFGISGKLEKWDVSAELPKIKTPTLVIAASHDTMDPEYMEWMSTQFPNGQFVLCPNGGHMCMWDDQEHYFPGLIAFLKQ, from the coding sequence ATGTTCAACAACCAATTTGCCCTCCAATCCATGCCATTTTTGACTTTTTTGCTCCTGCTTGTCGCGTTTACCGCCTGCCAGCAGACGCCTCCTCCGCCCGCGGATCATGTGCATTTGGAAGACTATTTTTCCAGCCCCGGACCCAGTCCCAAATCTGGCGGGGTGCGCCTCATTCCCATCAAAACACCCAAAGGGGAGTTCAAAGTCTGGACCAAACGTTTTGGCAACAATCCGAAGATCAAAGTGCTGTTGCTGCACGGCGGCCCAGGTGGAACCCATGAATACTTTGAGTCCTTTGAAAGTTTTTTGCCCAAAGAAGGCATCGAATTCATCTATCTGGACCAGTTGGGTTCGGCTTATTCCGATAACCCCGCCGATACCAGCTTGTGGAACCTGCCCCGTTTTGTGGAGGAACTGGAGCAAATCCGCGTATCGCTGGACCTGAACAAGGACAACTTTTACCTCCTCGGCCACTCTTGGGGTGGTATTCTGGCCATGCAATACGCCCTGAAATATCAGGACAATATCAAGGGCTTAATCGTCAGCAACATGATGGCCAGTTGTCCCAAATACGGGGAATACGCCGAAAAGGTGTTGTCCAAACTGATGGATCCCAAAGTGCTCCAGGAGATTCGCGACATTGAAGCCCGCAAGGATTTCAGCAATCCGCGTTACATGGAACTCCTGGTGCCTAATTTTTATGAAAAACACATCCTGCGTATGCCTGCTGCGGAATGGCCAGACGCAGCGAACCGTTCTTTTGCCAAAATGAACCAACAAATTTACGTGTCCATGCAAGGGCCGAGCGAGTTCGGCATTTCTGGTAAGCTGGAAAAATGGGATGTTAGCGCGGAGTTGCCCAAGATCAAAACCCCAACCCTCGTCATTGCCGCCAGCCACGATACGATGGACCCCGAATACATGGAGTGGATGTCGACGCAATTTCCGAACGGCCAGTTTGTACTTTGCCCCAACGGCGGGCACATGTGCATGTGGGACGATCAGGAGCATTATTTCCCGGGATTGATTGCGTTTTTGAAGCAATAA
- a CDS encoding DUF4058 family protein: MTSPFPGMDPYLEGYLWPDVHNRLAAVISELLAPQIAPKYVARLELYTVDDSSPESEIGIMYPDVEILKRNTLLKESDVAYGAVNSITEPTVVIAANQAIRLNIPVVEIRDVAKNRLVTAIEILYPVNKRKPGLDAYQEKRMDLHRSGVHLLEIDLLRRGTRPFLHPRLPQADYLALLMRAGTQKTEVWAFNLPDALPVLPVPLAHPDADVKLSLRQALDLIYERSLYQLSIDYQKDPPPPEFSAAVKTWMQEVANKTE, from the coding sequence ATGACATCACCATTCCCCGGCATGGATCCTTATTTGGAAGGATATTTGTGGCCTGATGTGCACAATCGGCTGGCAGCGGTAATTTCGGAATTACTGGCACCACAAATTGCACCCAAATACGTGGCCCGCCTGGAGTTGTACACCGTAGACGATTCTTCACCCGAATCAGAAATTGGCATCATGTATCCCGATGTGGAGATACTCAAACGCAACACCCTGCTCAAAGAATCAGACGTCGCTTATGGGGCAGTAAACAGCATCACCGAACCCACTGTGGTGATTGCGGCCAACCAAGCCATTCGCCTTAATATTCCAGTCGTAGAGATTCGCGATGTGGCCAAAAATCGCCTGGTTACGGCCATTGAAATCCTTTATCCTGTGAACAAACGTAAGCCTGGCCTGGATGCCTACCAGGAAAAACGGATGGATCTGCACCGGAGTGGCGTACATTTGCTCGAAATCGATTTGTTGCGCCGAGGTACACGCCCTTTTTTACACCCGCGCTTGCCTCAAGCAGACTACCTCGCTTTATTGATGCGGGCGGGAACACAAAAAACGGAGGTTTGGGCTTTTAATCTGCCAGATGCACTGCCAGTTTTACCTGTCCCCTTGGCGCATCCTGACGCTGATGTAAAGCTTAGTTTAAGACAAGCCTTAGATCTCATTTACGAGCGCAGTCTATACCAATTGTCGATTGATTACCAAAAAGATCCACCTCCACCGGAGTTCAGTGCAGCCGTAAAAACCTGGATGCAAGAAGTGGCTAATAAAACTGAGTAA
- a CDS encoding type II toxin-antitoxin system HipA family toxin codes for MSANKTEIWVYAHWLGMKTPKMLGILSAHQAKGKKAFGFEYARDWVQSKEQLVLDPDIGWFSGPQFPNGKENFGVFLDSMPDRWGRMLMKRRAAQLAKEAGKPIPTLYDIDFLLGVQDDGRMGALRFKTDPDGPFLSNTAHYPVPPISSIRELQQAAQIIESDANNKDIKKWLAILVAPGSSLGGARPKANVRDEQGHPWIAKFPSQHDEVDKGAWEFLLYKLALAAGIVMAESRIMKVSGKHHTFLTKRFDRIQGERIHFASAMTMTGNNEETLKTYTPSYLDLAEFIRFSGANIKADLQQLWRRIVFHIAVSNADDHLRNHGFLLSSNGWNLSPAYDLNPSTDKDGLALNIDMDNNALDFELAMSVGHYFQLTQKDMEDILEQVKKVVSAWRNVATQIGIPRQEQALMEAAFRY; via the coding sequence ATGAGTGCAAACAAAACGGAAATTTGGGTCTATGCCCATTGGTTGGGGATGAAAACACCCAAAATGCTGGGTATTCTTTCGGCGCATCAGGCGAAAGGCAAGAAGGCTTTTGGCTTCGAATATGCACGGGATTGGGTGCAATCAAAAGAACAATTGGTGCTCGATCCTGACATTGGCTGGTTTTCTGGCCCACAATTCCCCAATGGAAAAGAAAACTTCGGCGTTTTTCTCGATTCCATGCCCGACCGCTGGGGGCGGATGCTGATGAAACGGAGGGCTGCACAATTGGCCAAAGAAGCAGGTAAACCGATCCCGACACTCTACGACATTGATTTTTTACTCGGCGTACAGGATGATGGCCGCATGGGAGCCTTGCGCTTCAAAACAGATCCCGATGGCCCCTTTTTGAGCAATACGGCGCATTACCCAGTCCCGCCCATTTCATCGATCCGAGAGTTGCAACAGGCCGCCCAGATCATCGAGTCGGATGCGAACAACAAGGACATCAAAAAATGGCTGGCCATTCTGGTTGCTCCCGGCTCATCTCTGGGCGGTGCCCGCCCCAAAGCCAATGTACGGGATGAACAAGGGCATCCCTGGATTGCAAAATTTCCCTCGCAACACGATGAGGTTGACAAAGGCGCCTGGGAATTCCTGCTCTACAAGCTAGCCCTTGCTGCCGGGATAGTTATGGCAGAATCCAGAATCATGAAAGTAAGTGGCAAACACCATACCTTTTTAACCAAACGATTTGACCGGATCCAGGGCGAACGCATCCATTTTGCCTCGGCGATGACCATGACCGGAAACAACGAAGAAACCCTCAAAACCTATACCCCAAGTTACCTCGACCTGGCAGAGTTCATCCGTTTTTCCGGAGCAAACATCAAAGCCGATTTGCAGCAATTGTGGCGGCGCATTGTCTTTCATATTGCTGTTTCTAATGCCGACGACCATTTGCGCAATCATGGCTTTTTGTTGTCTTCAAATGGTTGGAACCTCAGCCCTGCCTATGACCTGAATCCCTCCACCGACAAAGACGGGTTAGCCCTGAACATCGACATGGACAACAATGCTCTCGATTTTGAATTGGCCATGAGTGTCGGGCATTACTTCCAATTGACCCAAAAAGACATGGAGGATATCCTGGAACAAGTAAAAAAAGTGGTCAGTGCTTGGAGGAACGTGGCTACTCAAATCGGCATACCAAGGCAGGAACAAGCCTTGATGGAGGCTGCATTTCGGTATTGA
- a CDS encoding TonB-dependent receptor family protein, whose amino-acid sequence MRCTLFLLFVTLQFSLFAQDKPTEDTLRIIDIAPVTVSASRFEAKNNRLPFAISILNKNQIQRAQAQLSLNESLVALPGVFTLNPDNFSQDLRISIRGFGARAAFGIRGIRLFVDGLPESTPDGQADVDNVDAGALQRLELLRGASAGLYGNASGGVLNLSTEEPSKQSFVETQALAGSFGFQRYQVKTGFMVGKLGVFASASQNQQDGFRAQSAMKQTTLNLKLRYQLSEDAKLSLLFNYGNSPYAQDPGGLTEEQVISDRRQARAANVQFDGGEEVSQGRVGLVFEKQFSAKHRLTARGFVTSRDFANRLAFLGGGWVEFQRNFGGLGVNYLYTSGQYRSQLGLEWNDQRDNRQRYNNESGQRGALTFDQIERFRSVGAFWLNELTLGKKLTLTAATRFDALQLSATDQFLSDGNQSGENNFNRFNPSVGAVFVASKWANVYANLASNFETPTLTELSANPNNLGGFNPDLQPQRSLNYELGTKLLANDRLGFDLALFQINLQDELVPYQLAAAPGRTFFRNAGKSKRRGVEAALNVRIEEGLFLTLNYTFSDFIYQEYEANGVVFTGNAQPAVPRHHFFSILQWAHRSGFFVAGQVRNISSVFVNDANSVTNPGNTLCSVRAGHTFQLGKFWKIEPFAGINNIFGIAYTNNILLNAVGNRFFEPGAAQATYYGGLKLSWRKN is encoded by the coding sequence ATGCGTTGCACCCTCTTCCTCCTTTTTGTAACCCTACAGTTCAGCCTTTTTGCGCAGGATAAACCTACCGAGGATACCCTCCGTATCATCGACATTGCCCCAGTAACCGTCAGTGCCTCGCGCTTTGAGGCCAAAAACAATCGTTTGCCTTTTGCCATCAGCATTTTGAACAAAAATCAGATCCAAAGGGCGCAGGCGCAACTTTCGCTCAACGAATCACTGGTGGCACTCCCCGGGGTTTTTACCCTCAATCCCGACAACTTTTCTCAAGATTTGCGGATTTCCATCCGGGGTTTTGGTGCACGTGCGGCATTCGGCATTCGGGGCATCCGCCTTTTTGTGGATGGGCTACCGGAATCCACTCCCGATGGTCAAGCTGACGTAGACAACGTGGATGCCGGCGCTTTACAGCGTCTGGAGCTTTTGCGCGGTGCCTCGGCGGGCTTGTACGGCAATGCTTCTGGTGGGGTGCTCAATTTGAGTACCGAAGAGCCCAGCAAACAAAGTTTTGTGGAAACCCAGGCTTTAGCAGGCAGTTTTGGGTTTCAACGCTATCAGGTCAAAACCGGGTTTATGGTGGGCAAATTGGGGGTTTTTGCCAGTGCTTCGCAAAACCAGCAGGATGGCTTCCGCGCTCAGAGTGCCATGAAACAAACCACCCTGAACCTCAAATTGCGCTACCAACTCAGCGAAGATGCCAAGCTATCGCTGCTGTTCAACTACGGCAACAGCCCTTACGCGCAAGACCCCGGTGGATTAACGGAGGAACAGGTTATCAGCGATCGTCGGCAAGCCCGCGCTGCCAACGTACAATTTGACGGGGGTGAAGAAGTAAGCCAGGGGCGGGTTGGATTGGTCTTTGAAAAACAGTTTTCGGCCAAACACCGGCTGACAGCACGTGGCTTTGTGACCAGCCGGGACTTCGCCAACCGCCTGGCTTTTTTAGGGGGTGGATGGGTCGAGTTTCAGCGTAATTTTGGTGGATTGGGGGTAAATTACCTCTACACCAGCGGCCAATACCGCTCGCAGTTGGGCCTGGAATGGAACGACCAACGCGACAATCGCCAGCGTTACAACAATGAGAGTGGGCAAAGAGGGGCACTGACTTTTGACCAAATCGAACGTTTTCGCAGCGTGGGGGCATTTTGGTTGAACGAATTGACGCTGGGTAAAAAATTGACCCTCACGGCCGCTACCCGCTTTGATGCCCTCCAGCTGAGTGCTACGGATCAGTTTTTGAGCGATGGCAATCAAAGCGGGGAAAACAATTTTAATCGCTTCAACCCCAGCGTAGGCGCTGTATTTGTAGCCAGCAAGTGGGCCAATGTATACGCCAACCTGGCCAGCAATTTTGAAACCCCTACCCTCACCGAACTCTCCGCTAATCCCAACAACCTCGGCGGATTCAACCCCGATTTGCAACCGCAACGCTCCTTGAATTATGAATTGGGCACAAAACTGTTGGCCAATGACCGCTTGGGGTTTGACCTCGCTTTGTTTCAAATCAACCTACAAGACGAGCTGGTGCCGTACCAATTGGCCGCAGCCCCTGGACGCACGTTTTTCCGCAACGCCGGCAAATCCAAACGCCGTGGCGTGGAAGCAGCGCTGAATGTGCGCATTGAAGAAGGATTGTTCCTGACGCTGAATTACACCTTTTCTGATTTTATCTACCAGGAATACGAAGCGAATGGGGTGGTTTTTACGGGCAACGCCCAACCCGCAGTGCCCAGGCACCACTTCTTCAGCATTTTGCAATGGGCGCACCGCTCCGGCTTTTTTGTGGCCGGACAAGTACGCAACATCAGCAGTGTCTTTGTCAATGATGCCAATTCGGTCACCAATCCGGGCAATACGCTCTGTTCTGTACGCGCCGGACATACTTTTCAATTGGGTAAATTTTGGAAAATAGAGCCTTTCGCGGGCATCAATAATATTTTCGGAATAGCCTACACCAACAACATTCTCCTCAATGCGGTGGGCAATCGGTTCTTTGAACCAGGAGCAGCTCAGGCCACGTATTATGGGGGGCTGAAGCTGAGCTGGCGAAAAAATTGA